cttgacgtgcaaaattatattaataatattattaattgcacaGTGGTTAGGTACGTAAGGACTTACTTTAGGCGAGCATTAAGGACTAATTGTTAAATGGATTTCTTAGAAGATTTTTGCGCCGAAGTCTTTTCTTTCGCGTTAGCTTGCACAATGCCACAGTGCGAGTTCAATATCATAATTTCCGCTCGAATGGATTGCCAAGCCGTAATTACCAATTGGCTCTTGATCAGTCGGCTTCTGACAAGCGCCTTCGAGATCCAGACGAAAGCGGagacatgttttttttctctttcaagcagattattaaaaaaaagttacaccggtcttttaaattagaaaataccGCAGATAAATCagaacaatgatttttttagTATGAATTGGGAAAATTCTTTTTGAATTAACATTGAAAATCGAGAGTTTTATGAACTAATTATAGGAAAAgttgtaacataaaatataataacttacagtcttattatctttaatttatgtagaaaatatctGTAGAATTATTTGCGAGACAATAAAGTGTCTGGACCGTTAGCTGGACATCTCTTTACCGGTGATTATCGGAATCCCACCGAAGGATAACGGCATGCGTTGAGGAGAAAGTGCAAATATCGTGATTGGACCGCAATACAACGTGTTGCTCCGCGATTTCGTATCGAATAACGCAATCGAGAGCGATCGTCGTCGCTACGCGCCGCGTTGTATAATTTACGTTTTATTCATGTTCAATTAATTCTTATCCGCATGagcgctttttttttctaatcaaAAAAGAAGGCCAATTCTGTCGTAGAATAATCGCTTATTCGCCGAGAAAAATTCCGGCGAATGCGAATTAAAGCGTAATCTTGGTCGGCGAAAACGCGCTTAATCGAGTATGATAAAAGTCGAGTTAATTGCTTTTCGCGAATTAATAATACAGTTAACTTTTGAACTGTATACGATGAGTATTGAAACATGGGCtcatatgaaaaatatttaaaaaattatatattatatattttttaggcgtgtaaaaataaaaatttatgattgtaCTTTTTAAACACTAACTAGTCAGATTTACcaagatttatgaaaaatgcatagatagttaatttttcagcTTTACATGTGCGTTGCTGTGACGtccaaaaatttgcatatgtaTGCATTGCAAATTAATGGATCGCTTTTTGATCATACCGCGCGCGTGCATTCGCTGCAGAAAGTTAATAAAGtagcaaaattgcaaaagaaaGATTGACGTGAAAATTGCGctgattttactttttaatcgcTTTACCCTTTAATCATCACTCGTTTCCTTGCATAATGCAGCGCGATGTTCCCACCGATTGTTTCATCAATTATGTAGAACACAGCTGGAAGAATGTAGACGTCACATCGTGATCACTGTTTCACCATATCTTGCAAATAATCGCAAGTTAGACGATTTAAAGGACGATAGCTTTATGGAAATAAAGAAAGACATTTTCAAGAGAGTAGCTAAAAAACAGTGAATTTAAACACAAAATATACAGTTTTGCATCTtttgaattttcaatattctttacatatatcaatcaattgtaagattttaattgaaacttgataaaaataaaattttctagaaattaattagagaatataatttatttgtcccgttaaaaattaatttatgagtTCTTTTTCAATCGCTTACTACTCGATAATATCAATGCCTCGACATTTTCGctgagaaaaaaatcgatttcgaAATTAGAAAGAATGGGTCGTTAAAATTACATCCACGAGTTTcggaatattttatacaattcaaTTGTgagtataatttaatgtaatttacatagttcgatttatttgtattaaatcaCGATCGCCATTCATCTGTGGTAGAATAGCCGCTGCTATTCATTCGactttaatttgattaataatgaCTGAACTTTAATACTAGCGTGTAGTGATAATGAAACAACGCTGTCTCGAATAACGGTTGTCACTTTATTGTTTACAGACACCGGATAGCTGCAGAGATATCGACCGTGGAAAATACAAAGACTTCACGTTCGATCATTCCTACTGGTCCTTCGACCCGAACGACGACAATTATGCGTCCCAGGAAGAGGTTTGTGTCCATTTTTTCTTATCTCAAAGGGaagcaaattgaaaaaaattatttgctcgAAATTTTCCGAAGTTGAACATAGATTAGTCGACCTTGAGACgcgttgaaaaaatattcacgaTAACCTTTTTTTGCACATGGTAAGTTTAATCCGATCATCTTGCACTCGCACAGCCCGTTGTAGTTAGTTCAGTTGCGCCGATAGTGAATCACGATTGGAAATAAAACGCTGCGAGATCGCGTGTCGAACACCATTGTCGTAAGATTGTTCTTGCTGACGGTGCAATTTGAACGACTGCGCGTAATGATGCAGCAGGAGCTTTAAACATTTCCAGCGAACGTTACGATTCTTTTCCTAAGGAATAAAAAGAAGCTGTCGAAGCAGCGTAGAGTATAAACCGAATAATTCTGTTACTGTTTAAAGTACAATATGCGATCACAGTAACAATCTTTTCATATCGTGTTTGTATCATTACGTAAAACTAGTGTGCGCCGCAACTTAATTAAATGCCATTATGTAAAACGCTCGTGCGTGATCATTACGCCAATGGGTGACGCGTTTGCACGCGGGCACGTTTTATGGTAAGGTTGAGCGTTGGGCGACAGCGATGCTGGTAAAATTGGTTTCCGCGTATCGTTGAAGCGAAACATCGCTCGTCCATTCAAAGAAAAAGAGGGCGCTAAttcttctgttatttttgcTCTTTATTTAGGTTTTCTACGGTCTTGGTACGGACGTAATAGAAAGTGCCTTTGAGGGCTACAATGCCTGCGTTTTTGCCTACGGCCAGACAGGATCCGGAAAGACCTTTACAATGATGGGCACGCCGGTAATGCAATTGCTCAATTTGTTAAAAGGATTTTTTGACTAGTCtgttagaaaaaattacagaTCGAATTTTACTCTGACATTGTATCAAGAATGATCACTGCATTACAAGTTATTgctttttctcaaatttagtcgagtcataaattttgtaataataattacaaaattgaagaaaaaaatctattttgcaGATTACAATCAAACTTTTTCcgcattcttttatttaataatgtattgcATGTGCTCGCGTCACAGGAGTCTCAGGGATTGATACCGCGAATCTGCAAGACGCTCTTCGCTAGAATGGCAGCGGGAAAGGAGAGCGGGGCGTCATACAGAACGGAAGTATCTTTCCTAGAAATCTATAACGAGAGAGTAAGAGATCTGCTCAGACTGGACCAAAGCCAATCCCATTCGCTAAGGGTACGAGAACATCCCACGGGAGGGCCCTACGTCCAAGATCTATCATGTCATCTCGTCTACGATTATTCGGACATTCAGGTGAGCCGAGAAATTGCATCGAGATGACTCGTCAGACTCGAAATTGCAACAATAGAAAAtcgtaattgtaattattaacttattcaattagtaaaataaatgtcgcgcatgtataatatatatatatacatattttgtgtCGCAAATTGAGCTAACAAGAGATTGCTTTTGTTCCAGGAATGCATGGTGAGAGGTAATACGCACAGGACTACAGCCAGCACAAAGATGAACGACGTGAGTAGCAGGAGTCACGCGATATTTACGATAACCTTCGTACAGGCCGGCCTCTCGGAAGGCAACATGCCGTCGGAGACTGTTTCCAAGGTGCACCTTGTCGACTTGGCCGGAAGGTAGTCccgcaaaagaaaaaaaaaaccacaaTCCGCGAGCCGAGTTTATTTTCGAGTCTGTCTGTCCGTGCAAAACTGAAAGAAATAGAACGAAACAAAGCAAGATAAAAACACCGCGACGGATATGCGATTGTTCTTAAAATCGgtgttctctctctttctttctttagtGAACGTGCGAACGCGACTGgagcgacgggtcagcgactgaaGGAAGGCGCGCACATTAACAAGTCCTTGGTGACTTTAGGCACTGTGATATCCACACTCTCGGAACTCAGTTCCGTCAGCGGCGGCGATATCTCGACCGCCTCGAAGCGGAATGCGTTTATCCCTTATCGGGACAGCGTGCTCACATGGCTGCTGAAGGATTCCCTCGGCGGCAATTCCAAGACTATCATGATAGCGACTATCAGTCCGGCGGAATGCAATTACAACGATACTCTTAGCACTCTCAGATATGCGAATCGcgcgaaaaatattatcaataaaccGACCATCAACGAAGACGCGAACGTGAAGCTTATCAGGGAGCTCCGAGCGGAGATAGAAAAGTTGAAATCTCTTATTGATAAGAATATGGCAAGTATTCGACAAGTTCCGCCACGTTGTTCTCAAGCTCTCCTATTActgtttaaagaaaaagtacatttatttgttgtttatAGAGCGTAGAAAGGCCGCCACAAGTGTTATTGGCTCAAATCCAAGAGAAGCAAGAACAAGAGAAAGTACTGACGGAGGAATGGACCGAAAAGTGGCGGGAGACGCAACAAATTCTGCAAGAGCAAAAAGCGCTGGGACTACGAAAAAGCGGAGTCGGTGTCGTTCTCGACTCGGAAATGCCGCATCTGGTTGGCATCGACGACGATCTGCTCAGTACCGGCGTCACGTTGTATCACTTGAAGGAAGGAAAAACGCTAGTCGGAACTGAGGAAGCTCCTGTGATTCAggtaacaaattatataattgtcttaaataaatattgatacagaTGATTAAGAGATGATTAAGAGTTTatggataattttattaattgaacttttaaaaaattgtggacagctaattttttgaaactgcCATCGCTTTCATCaaaatcaacaaaaataagatttaagtTAGAAATcggattttaattaattattaacaatatgaAGTATTAAAAGCGCTTATTGTATTATGACAAACAGGATATTGTGTTGACCGGTGTCGATGTGGAACCGGAACACTGCGTGGTCGAGTTGGACAGCGGCGTAGCGACGTTGCATCCGCTCTCATCCCACTGCTGGATCAATACTGCCCAGGTAGACAAGCCGACAAGACTATCGCAAGGCTGTATTATCCTCTTAGGCAGGAACAATATGTTCCGATACAACGATCCAGCCGAGGCGGCGAAACTCCGGAAGGAGGGCGGCTCAGGCAACGGTAATCTGCAGTCGACGGTCGTCAATCTGTCGAGATTGTCGCTCTTGAGCTGGAGTGTCTCCGATCTGCACGTTTCATGCTCCAGCGACAATCTGTTGAACTCGAGCGAAGATCTCAGAGCGGCCGAGGAACTCGAACAGCAGAAGGCCGCGCttttgaaagaaaaggaagatTTCAAGGTTTGTGAAAGAGAGAGTGCTCAATGATTTCCCGAGTATCTTTCTTTACGGGATTTCTGCGATAACTATATGTTTCTCCGCACAGAGGGAACAAGAGGAGCGCGAGGAGAGGTGGGCCGCGAGGAGGGAAGCGCTGGAGGGTGCCCAGCGCGAGCTGGAGCGTGAATGGGGCGCGCAGTGGAAGGAATGGGCGGACGCGATTACGACGCTGGAGTCGCGTCAACGCGAGCTGCGCGCGCGCCGGCATCTCCTGGAGCAAGAGCGACGGGACGAAATGACGCAAGTAAGTGACTCGGACGCGCCTCCGTCTCCGGACTTGAATGTAATCTCGATCAAGTACCAATTCTACCTCGTCCTTGTCGCTATCGGTGTCCTTATTTGCTTGTCTGGCAACATCATCATCTACTCGCACGTTTGTCCGTTGAACATGTGATAGCTTTCCGTCGGTCAAGTCTCGTTCTCGCTTCACATGTAAGATTCACACTATATCTGCGAGTACGTTAGTACGACTGTCTACTTGTGAAAGACGACATTTTAATATCAGACCAAAATTCTTGTGATTAAAATACACGGTATCGTCTGTTGATGTCTCGTCCAGGCCTATCAATGTGTGTAATCATCCCGTAGGGAAGATTTTCTTCCATCCAAGATTGTCTATATGAGATTATCACTTGATTCCTCTGTCGGCCTCAGAAATCTCGAGATATATTGCGCCTACAATTAACATGTTAATACTTACAAATGATTTATGTTAGCAAATTGCGTGTTTACACGTTTAATGTATGTGGGTAAGCCGCCGAAAAGAAAAGTGCTAGTGCTGAAGAGATATTGCCGGACAGATGGCATTCCCTGGAATGTTGTATACTTAAGTACCTAGTAGAGGACGTTAAGAATGAAGTATATGTACATATCTTGGGCTTGTTTGTATAGAGATACGTCTATGGGTTTGTTATGCGAGATATGGAGATTATAGAGAAactaattattgttatactGATATATtgttgattaataaatttttcgtacGAAAATTGGCGTTTGATCCTCcacgaaatatttttgcacgcACTCTCTCACCgttttatctttctctctctttctgtctctgtttttcatgtaattttaagAGAATGCATTCAATTGATTTAACACGCTCCCGATTAACAAACCCAATTTCACGTTAACTCGTTGCCGTCGCACCTGGGGATTCGTCCGCATGTGCACTGCCAGTAGGTTGAGGAAAACTTATCATTTTCTCGAGGTAATGTAACGTCAAAATTGCATTCGCTATTTTATTCACtttgttatctatttatttcatacaaGTTGTCTTAACAGTTATCAACTTCATCAAACTGTGCGCAAAGGTAAAATTAGTGATTATATTTgcattgatatttatatcatcGTTAAAAGTATTGTTCCAGcattaaaagagatttttatgcatcataaaaatttttacacggAAATACATTTCTTTGATTCTCATCTATTTTCAACAGCTATGATTGCTTTATTCTACAtagatttagtttttttttatctacatttagagacatatattaattacgtttaattttgaattatctttttgttaattatatcttttgttAACGCATcgatgtgtatgtgtgtggtACCAGGTAGAAAATATGTGTAGGGAAGTCGCCTATCTGCGCACATTATTGCAGTCCAAGCATCGACAGCTACAAGAGCTCGCCAACAGTCACGAACGTGCGCAAACTTATCAGCATCGATGTGAGAAGGTGAGGACGACATCGCGGAGAGACACGAATTTCTTTGTGACACGCACGCATATTGCAAATGATGCGGCGCCGCATACTCGCACCATATTCGTATAGTTTCccttcataattaattatatagtgAATAGAGTGACATTTTCTTTTGATAGTGCTTTATTTTTGTTGCGATCAGTAATATAAATGAaacggaataaaatatttctattatagaGATTGTGTGCAAATGTCAAAGGTCGATCTTTCGACGCAGAAATCAGATAGAAacctatttataattttaataaattatttatatcagaaaGCACTTGGAGACTCATAAGgcacatatatacaaaaatatatcaccGGTGTCTCATGTATTATGAATGttctgataaaattataaataggaTTCTATTATAGACTCTCTAAAATGGATTGAAAAGTCACGTATTTTATCTCAATGTGATTCGATACGCGCAAGTCTGTAGAAAGTGAAGCAGAGATGTATATTTCAGACGGATAACGGCACCGGTAGTGACGGTAGTCTGCCCGAATCGTGGTCTAGTCTCAACGACGAAAAGTGCATCGATAGTGTCAGAGAATTGGTCAATCATCACGTAAGTACACACGTCAACATCTCTGCGGGATTTTACTcaatcgctttttttttttctaaaaaaagaataatcttTCTAAATAGAAGAAAGAACTAGCTGCCTTAGAAAACGAGTTGCAGAGCAAGGTCAAGTCTCTGAACGAACATCAAAGTAAAGTGGACAAGATGGAAGAGGAACTGATAGAGATCGCGAAGAGGCAGAAGCAGATATTCAAGGCAGAAGTACGTAGGCGATGGGATAAATCAACGTGCGAAACACTCACTCACGCTTATGATTTTTAGATGACGGGCGAAGGGGCGGAGAAAAAGTTGTGGTTGGCTAGACGAAGCCAGGATCAGCTTGATGAGATCGAACGGCGGAAGCAGAGTCTGTCGCTGGACTTGAAGCGCGTTCTACCCGCGTCGCCGGGTTCGTCGAATGGCTGCAACGAACCGAGCACCAGCTGCGACTCGACGTCCTTCCAGGAAGCGAGCAACAGAAAGTTCCAGATCGCCACGGCCTTGAGTCTGTTGCCGCAGAGCATACCGAGCTCCGACACTGCCGAGACGTTCCACACAGCGGCGGCTGATTCTCCGGAGCCTCGCCTGGTCTTCGAGAATGCCGACACGTTGCGGATGAATAATTCTGCGAGAAACGGACCCTGCGAGAACTCGGAGGATAATAAAATCTCGTCCCAAGGAATGAATAATATCGGTGAAGGGACGAGCGACGAGGAGGGGAAGCAGCCGACCGCGGTGTCCACAATTCCGGAGAGCATGCTTCAAGATTCGCTGGAGTCGCCGATACAGCAGAATCCGGCGATGAGGCGGCTGAACCAAAGAATCGCGCGCCAGCGGATGATGGTGATGAGATGCCTGGACGCGGGCACCCCGTCGAAGGAGGATCTCAATCGGCAGATAATGATACTGCAGGATCTGCAGAAGCAGCAGATCGAACTGGAGGTGTCGCTGCTGGAGGACGAGCGGAAAAGCCACTCGACCAGCAGGCAACTCCAGTGCGGCGAcgtcgacgacggcgacgataGGCTCGTCGTCAGCGAGACCGAGGACTATGTACAGAAAGAACCAAATGCTTACTG
This window of the Linepithema humile isolate Giens D197 chromosome 1, Lhum_UNIL_v1.0, whole genome shotgun sequence genome carries:
- the Klp98A gene encoding kinesin-like protein Klp98A isoform X2: MNEKLIVQMDGKKTRIFNTKTPDSCRDIDRGKYKDFTFDHSYWSFDPNDDNYASQEEVFYGLGTDVIESAFEGYNACVFAYGQTGSGKTFTMMGTPESQGLIPRICKTLFARMAAGKESGASYRTEVSFLEIYNERVRDLLRLDQSQSHSLRVREHPTGGPYVQDLSCHLVYDYSDIQECMVRGNTHRTTASTKMNDVSSRSHAIFTITFVQAGLSEGNMPSETVSKVHLVDLAGSERANATGATGQRLKEGAHINKSLVTLGTVISTLSELSSVSGGDISTASKRNAFIPYRDSVLTWLLKDSLGGNSKTIMIATISPAECNYNDTLSTLRYANRAKNIINKPTINEDANVKLIRELRAEIEKLKSLIDKNMSVERPPQVLLAQIQEKQEQEKVLTEEWTEKWRETQQILQEQKALGLRKSGVGVVLDSEMPHLVGIDDDLLSTGVTLYHLKEGKTLVGTEEAPVIQDIVLTGVDVEPEHCVVELDSGVATLHPLSSHCWINTAQVDKPTRLSQGCIILLGRNNMFRYNDPAEAAKLRKEGGSGNGNLQSTVVNLSRLSLLSWSVSDLHVSCSSDNLLNSSEDLRAAEELEQQKAALLKEKEDFKREQEEREERWAARREALEGAQRELEREWGAQWKEWADAITTLESRQRELRARRHLLEQERRDEMTQVENMCREVAYLRTLLQSKHRQLQELANSHERAQTYQHRCEKVRTTSRRDTNFFVTRTHIANDAAPHTRTIFTDNGTGSDGSLPESWSSLNDEKCIDSVRELVNHHKKELAALENELQSKVKSLNEHQSKVDKMEEELIEIAKRQKQIFKAEMTGEGAEKKLWLARRSQDQLDEIERRKQSLSLDLKRVLPASPGSSNGCNEPSTSCDSTSFQEASNRKFQIATALSLLPQSIPSSDTAETFHTAAADSPEPRLVFENADTLRMNNSARNGPCENSEDNKISSQGMNNIGEGTSDEEGKQPTAVSTIPESMLQDSLESPIQQNPAMRRLNQRIARQRMMVMRCLDAGTPSKEDLNRQIMILQDLQKQQIELEVSLLEDERKSHSTSRQLQCGDVDDGDDRLVVSETEDYVQKEPNAYCSVVEPTNNSSAILLTVAQPRSQLFRNNRPNVNDQETLSESLASKRSSSRGYSTVYLTSQNRGDRLSSPYSLTITRSLPSLIGNDGDCDSVINIIVSVPSYVIRGAGASSHYEYEVRVVAQDDTWTLLRRYRRFRELYVSMRQKYGSKVAAIRFPPRQVFPRYEVVARQRRKRLEEYLRQLIQVCSELPHCEPLYKHNGNLSNIDKQSLLEFSSFFRRGMFESSKYGTS
- the Klp98A gene encoding kinesin-like protein Klp98A isoform X3, with the protein product MASVKVAVRVRPFNKREVAMNEKLIVQMDGKKTRIFNTKTPDSCRDIDRGKYKDFTFDHSYWSFDPNDDNYASQEEVFYGLGTDVIESAFEGYNACVFAYGQTGSGKTFTMMGTPESQGLIPRICKTLFARMAAGKESGASYRTEVSFLEIYNERVRDLLRLDQSQSHSLRVREHPTGGPYVQDLSCHLVYDYSDIQECMVRGNTHRTTASTKMNDVSSRSHAIFTITFVQAGLSEGNMPSETVSKVHLVDLAGSERANATGATGQRLKEGAHINKSLVTLGTVISTLSELSSVSGGDISTASKRNAFIPYRDSVLTWLLKDSLGGNSKTIMIATISPAECNYNDTLSTLRYANRAKNIINKPTINEDANVKLIRELRAEIEKLKSLIDKNMSVERPPQVLLAQIQEKQEQEKVLTEEWTEKWRETQQILQEQKALGLRKSGVGVVLDSEMPHLVGIDDDLLSTGVTLYHLKEGKTLVGTEEAPVIQDIVLTGVDVEPEHCVVELDSGVATLHPLSSHCWINTAQVDKPTRLSQGCIILLGRNNMFRYNDPAEAAKLRKEGGSGNGNLQSTVVNLSRLSLLSWSVSDLHVSCSSDNLLNSSEDLRAAEELEQQKAALLKEKEDFKREQEEREERWAARREALEGAQRELEREWGAQWKEWADAITTLESRQRELRARRHLLEQERRDEMTQVENMCREVAYLRTLLQSKHRQLQELANSHERAQTYQHRCEKTDNGTGSDGSLPESWSSLNDEKCIDSVRELVNHHKKELAALENELQSKVKSLNEHQSKVDKMEEELIEIAKRQKQIFKAEMTGEGAEKKLWLARRSQDQLDEIERRKQSLSLDLKRVLPASPGSSNGCNEPSTSCDSTSFQEASNRKFQIATALSLLPQSIPSSDTAETFHTAAADSPEPRLVFENADTLRMNNSARNGPCENSEDNKISSQGMNNIGEGTSDEEGKQPTAVSTIPESMLQDSLESPIQQNPAMRRLNQRIARQRMMVMRCLDAGTPSKEDLNRQIMILQDLQKQQIELEVSLLEDERKSHSTSRQLQCGDVDDGDDRLVVSETEDYVQKEPNAYCSVVEPTNNSSAILLTVAQPRSQLFRNNRPNVNDQETLSESLASKRSSSRGYSTVYLTSQNRGDRLSSPYSLTITRSLPSLIGNDGDCDSVINIIVSVPSYVIRGAGASSHYEYEVRVVAQDDTWTLLRRYRRFRELYVSMRQKYGSKVAAIRFPPRQVFPRYEVVARQRRKRLEEYLRQLIQVCSELPHCEPLYKHNGNLSNIDKQSLLEFSSFFRRGMFESSKYGTS
- the Klp98A gene encoding kinesin-like protein Klp98A isoform X4 gives rise to the protein MASVKVAVRVRPFNKREVAMNEKLIVQMDGKKTRIFNTKTPDSCRDIDRGKYKDFTFDHSYWSFDPNDDNYASQEEVFYGLGTDVIESAFEGYNACVFAYGQTGSGKTFTMMGTPESQGLIPRICKTLFARMAAGKESGASYRTEVSFLEIYNERVRDLLRLDQSQSHSLRVREHPTGGPYVQDLSCHLVYDYSDIQECMVRGNTHRTTASTKMNDVSSRSHAIFTITFVQAGLSEGNMPSETVSKVHLVDLAGSERANATGATGQRLKEGAHINKSLVTLGTVISTLSELSSVSGGDISTASKRNAFIPYRDSVLTWLLKDSLGGNSKTIMIATISPAECNYNDTLSTLRYANRAKNIINKPTINEDANVKLIRELRAEIEKLKSLIDKNMSVERPPQVLLAQIQEKQEQEKVLTEEWTEKWRETQQILQEQKALGLRKSGVGVVLDSEMPHLVGIDDDLLSTGVTLYHLKEGKTLVGTEEAPVIQDIVLTGVDVEPEHCVVELDSGVATLHPLSSHCWINTAQVDKPTRLSQGCIILLGRNNMFRYNDPAEAAKLRKEGGSGNGNLQSTVVNLSRLSLLSWSVSDLHVSCSSDNLLNSSEDLRAAEELEQQKAALLKEKEDFKREQEEREERWAARREALEGAQRELEREWGAQWKEWADAITTLESRQRELRARRHLLEQERRDEMTQTDNGTGSDGSLPESWSSLNDEKCIDSVRELVNHHKKELAALENELQSKVKSLNEHQSKVDKMEEELIEIAKRQKQIFKAEMTGEGAEKKLWLARRSQDQLDEIERRKQSLSLDLKRVLPASPGSSNGCNEPSTSCDSTSFQEASNRKFQIATALSLLPQSIPSSDTAETFHTAAADSPEPRLVFENADTLRMNNSARNGPCENSEDNKISSQGMNNIGEGTSDEEGKQPTAVSTIPESMLQDSLESPIQQNPAMRRLNQRIARQRMMVMRCLDAGTPSKEDLNRQIMILQDLQKQQIELEVSLLEDERKSHSTSRQLQCGDVDDGDDRLVVSETEDYVQKEPNAYCSVVEPTNNSSAILLTVAQPRSQLFRNNRPNVNDQETLSESLASKRSSSRGYSTVYLTSQNRGDRLSSPYSLTITRSLPSLIGNDGDCDSVINIIVSVPSYVIRGAGASSHYEYEVRVVAQDDTWTLLRRYRRFRELYVSMRQKYGSKVAAIRFPPRQVFPRYEVVARQRRKRLEEYLRQLIQVCSELPHCEPLYKHNGNLSNIDKQSLLEFSSFFRRGMFESSKYGTS
- the Klp98A gene encoding kinesin-like protein Klp98A isoform X1; this translates as MASVKVAVRVRPFNKREVAMNEKLIVQMDGKKTRIFNTKTPDSCRDIDRGKYKDFTFDHSYWSFDPNDDNYASQEEVFYGLGTDVIESAFEGYNACVFAYGQTGSGKTFTMMGTPESQGLIPRICKTLFARMAAGKESGASYRTEVSFLEIYNERVRDLLRLDQSQSHSLRVREHPTGGPYVQDLSCHLVYDYSDIQECMVRGNTHRTTASTKMNDVSSRSHAIFTITFVQAGLSEGNMPSETVSKVHLVDLAGSERANATGATGQRLKEGAHINKSLVTLGTVISTLSELSSVSGGDISTASKRNAFIPYRDSVLTWLLKDSLGGNSKTIMIATISPAECNYNDTLSTLRYANRAKNIINKPTINEDANVKLIRELRAEIEKLKSLIDKNMSVERPPQVLLAQIQEKQEQEKVLTEEWTEKWRETQQILQEQKALGLRKSGVGVVLDSEMPHLVGIDDDLLSTGVTLYHLKEGKTLVGTEEAPVIQDIVLTGVDVEPEHCVVELDSGVATLHPLSSHCWINTAQVDKPTRLSQGCIILLGRNNMFRYNDPAEAAKLRKEGGSGNGNLQSTVVNLSRLSLLSWSVSDLHVSCSSDNLLNSSEDLRAAEELEQQKAALLKEKEDFKREQEEREERWAARREALEGAQRELEREWGAQWKEWADAITTLESRQRELRARRHLLEQERRDEMTQVENMCREVAYLRTLLQSKHRQLQELANSHERAQTYQHRCEKVRTTSRRDTNFFVTRTHIANDAAPHTRTIFTDNGTGSDGSLPESWSSLNDEKCIDSVRELVNHHKKELAALENELQSKVKSLNEHQSKVDKMEEELIEIAKRQKQIFKAEMTGEGAEKKLWLARRSQDQLDEIERRKQSLSLDLKRVLPASPGSSNGCNEPSTSCDSTSFQEASNRKFQIATALSLLPQSIPSSDTAETFHTAAADSPEPRLVFENADTLRMNNSARNGPCENSEDNKISSQGMNNIGEGTSDEEGKQPTAVSTIPESMLQDSLESPIQQNPAMRRLNQRIARQRMMVMRCLDAGTPSKEDLNRQIMILQDLQKQQIELEVSLLEDERKSHSTSRQLQCGDVDDGDDRLVVSETEDYVQKEPNAYCSVVEPTNNSSAILLTVAQPRSQLFRNNRPNVNDQETLSESLASKRSSSRGYSTVYLTSQNRGDRLSSPYSLTITRSLPSLIGNDGDCDSVINIIVSVPSYVIRGAGASSHYEYEVRVVAQDDTWTLLRRYRRFRELYVSMRQKYGSKVAAIRFPPRQVFPRYEVVARQRRKRLEEYLRQLIQVCSELPHCEPLYKHNGNLSNIDKQSLLEFSSFFRRGMFESSKYGTS